A window from Bordetella petrii encodes these proteins:
- the dapA gene encoding 4-hydroxy-tetrahydrodipicolinate synthase: protein MNIEGVLVPIVTPFGADGRVNADALRQLVDRFVEAGVAGIVACGTTGEFYALEDDERELVLRTVADAARGRITLIAGINALSTPQAIRNADQARELGYEGLMLTAPPYSLPEQAGIVQHFRTVAAATPLPIILYDFPARIGVQIAVETVIELARIPNIVGIKESSGNFNRALALIQARIPDFHIISGSDDMAADFLFWGVRSWISGGANVFPAEQAAMVKAAAEQRWDEVRTLMSGMYPVIQAMESGDYNQKAKLGCRRHGVDAGTVRLPLAPLSAEDERAFLAMLDAYQG, encoded by the coding sequence ATGAATATCGAAGGAGTCCTGGTACCCATCGTAACGCCGTTCGGCGCGGACGGCCGCGTGAACGCCGATGCCCTGCGGCAGCTGGTGGACCGCTTCGTGGAAGCGGGCGTGGCCGGCATCGTGGCCTGCGGCACCACCGGCGAGTTCTATGCCCTGGAAGACGACGAGCGCGAACTGGTGCTGCGCACCGTGGCCGATGCGGCGCGCGGGCGTATCACCCTGATCGCGGGCATCAATGCGCTGTCCACCCCGCAGGCCATCCGCAACGCCGATCAGGCGCGGGAACTGGGCTACGAAGGCCTGATGCTGACCGCGCCCCCCTACAGCCTGCCCGAGCAGGCCGGCATTGTGCAGCATTTCCGCACGGTGGCCGCCGCCACGCCGCTGCCCATCATCCTGTACGACTTTCCCGCGCGCATCGGCGTGCAGATCGCGGTGGAAACCGTGATCGAGCTGGCGCGCATTCCCAATATCGTCGGCATCAAGGAAAGCAGCGGCAACTTCAACCGCGCGCTGGCGCTGATCCAGGCCCGCATCCCGGACTTCCACATCATCAGCGGCTCGGACGACATGGCCGCCGATTTCCTGTTCTGGGGCGTGCGCAGCTGGATCAGCGGCGGGGCCAACGTGTTTCCCGCCGAACAGGCGGCAATGGTCAAGGCCGCCGCAGAACAGCGCTGGGACGAGGTCCGCACGCTGATGAGCGGCATGTACCCCGTGATCCAGGCGATGGAATCCGGCGACTACAACCAGAAGGCCAAGCTCGGCTGCCGCCGCCACGGCGTGGACGCCGGCACCGTGCGCCTGCCGCTGGCGCCGCTGTCGGCCGAGGATGAGCGCGCCTTCCTGGCGATGCTCGACGCCTACCAGGGATAA